In Tachysurus vachellii isolate PV-2020 chromosome 3, HZAU_Pvac_v1, whole genome shotgun sequence, one genomic interval encodes:
- the tomm40l gene encoding mitochondrial import receptor subunit TOM40B, with amino-acid sequence MGNVLAASSPSPPPPVQAGPGLVSVPAGFSMPAVSPVSPASSGKQESEPPLPNPGAFEEFHRKCKEVFPMQMEGVRLTVNKGLSSFFQVNHTVMLSTLGDSTYRFGTTYVGTKQTGPAEAFPVLVGDMDNSGSLNAQIIHQISNRVRSKLAFQTQQQKFVNWQGDAEFKGEDFTATVTVGNPDMVVGSGIVVAHYLQSITPSLALGGELVYHRRPGEEGTVMSLAGRYTGSNFIATLTLGGAGAHASYYHKANEQLQIGVEFEASTRMQETNVLFGYQLDLPKANLLFKGSIDSNWVVGATLEKKLLPLPLSLALCSFLNHRKNKFQCGFGVTIG; translated from the exons ATGGGTAATGTGTTGGCTGCTAGTTCTCCCAGTCCACCTCCACCAGTGCAAGCTGGTCCTGGGTTGGTTTCTGTGCCTGCTGGTTTCAGCATGCCGGCTGTGTCCCCAGTATCTCCAGCTTCCTCTGGGAAACAGGAAAGCGAGCCACCTCTGCCCAACCCGGGTGCTTTTGAGGAGTTCCATCGAAAATGCAAAG AGGTGTTTCCCATGCAGATGGAAGGAGTTCGGCTCACCGTCAACAAGGGCCTCAGCAGCTTTTTCCAG GTCAATCACACCGTAATGCTGAGCACCCTGGGTGATTCCACTTACAGATTTGGTACTACGTATGTAGGAACCAAGCAGACCGGGCCTGCAGAG GCATTTCCAGTTCTTGTTGGTGACATGGACAACAGTGGCAGCCTCAATGCACAGATTATTCACCAAATCAGCAACAGAGTGCGCTCCAAACTGGCCTTCCAG ACGCAGCAGCAAAAGTTTGTCAACTGGCAAGGAGACGCTGAGTTTAAAGGAGAAGACTTCACAGCTACAGTAACTGTAGGGAACCCAGACATGGTGGTAGGAtcag gcATTGTTGTAGCTCACTATCTTCAGTCCATCACTCCGTCCTTGGCACTGGGAGGAGAGCTGGTATACCACCGCCGGCCTGGTGAAGAAGGAACAGTAATGTCTTTGGCAGGGAGATATACAG GTTCTAATTTTATTGCCACACTGACCCTCGGAGGAGCTGGTGCACATGCGTCATATTATCACAAAGCCAACGAGCAG cTGCAGATAGGTGTGGAGTTTGAAGCTAGCACTCGTATGCAGGAAACAAATGTATTGTTTGGTTACCAGCTAGACCTCCCAAAGGCCAATCTCCTCTTTAAAG GGTCTATAGACAGTAACTGGGTAGTAGGAGCAACGTTGGAAAAAAAACTGCTGCCACTTCCGCTGTCTTTGGCACTTTGTTCTTTCCTCAACCATCGTAAAAACAAGTTCCAGTGTGGGTTTGGCGTGACCATCGGATAA